From Spirosoma aerolatum, one genomic window encodes:
- a CDS encoding alpha-d-galacturonidase — MIRTAFFLILLLLTLPATAQKAVQHSPSITLVIPQSAHARIAFGVEKLKQALTKAGYQVSVASRMPTKGGQQIIIGQWSDSGVNQVAAAYSLSEAKETGKESFTIRKEAQKPLLIAGADASGTLYGCLELADRVAETGKLPETINISDKPEMVLRGTCVGVQKPTYLPGRTVYEYPYTPETFPWLYDKALWIRYLDMLVENRYNSLYLWNGHPFASLVRLNEYPYAVEVDDATFKKNEDMFRFLTEEADKRGIWVIQMFYNIIVSKPFAEHHHIKTQDRNRPITPLIADYTQKSIAAFVQKYPNAGLLITLGEAMEGVGQDDVDWFTKTIIPGVKDGLKALGQTTEPPIVLRAHDTDAPRVMKAALPLYKNLYTMAKYNGEALTTYTPRGKWADLHRTLSNIGTVHVENVHILANLEPFRYGSADFIQKSVQAMHTVYGANGLHLYPEASYWDWPYTADKTSPRQLQLDRDWLWYKTWARYAWKANRNRSDEITYWGNQLAAQYGLSPEKGKDVLEAYEQAGEIEPKLLRRYGITDGNRQTLTLGMLMTQLINPFRYGLFTLMYESEAPEGEMIIDYAEKDWKHEKHIGETPVQIADEVIEHGKKAVAAIDKASDAVTKGKVEFNRLKNDMYCQNALANFYAQKARAAIAVLRYKYSNDIHDLEKAVPLLESSVKHFTDLTNLTRDTYLYANSMQTQQRKIPMRGVDGTYKTWEEMLPVYQKELSRFKHVIDSLKSTPATAARKPVILKPATVTIQRPTADLYAIKKGQRAFADTSLTISDVTPELTQLKGLKLAKSKQQSERTSLTFTASQPVKLLVGFFNEKNPNYLPVPELETDASANDYGQSDIKISNAILIDGLPPVNVHTYSFKAGQHTLNLGKGACLLLGFMDGDQEIPVFDAGLAGNKKNIDWLFE, encoded by the coding sequence ATGATTCGTACAGCTTTCTTTTTGATTCTTCTCCTGCTAACCTTGCCAGCAACGGCCCAAAAAGCGGTTCAACATAGTCCGTCAATAACGCTTGTTATTCCACAATCCGCACATGCCCGTATCGCGTTCGGGGTCGAAAAGCTGAAGCAGGCGCTAACAAAAGCAGGCTATCAGGTTTCCGTTGCATCGAGAATGCCAACCAAAGGCGGTCAGCAAATTATTATTGGGCAATGGTCGGATAGTGGGGTTAACCAAGTGGCGGCTGCCTATTCGCTTTCCGAAGCAAAAGAAACGGGGAAAGAAAGTTTTACTATTCGGAAAGAGGCTCAGAAGCCCTTGCTTATCGCGGGTGCCGATGCATCGGGCACGTTGTACGGTTGTCTGGAATTAGCGGACCGAGTAGCCGAAACAGGTAAACTACCCGAAACGATCAACATTAGCGACAAACCCGAAATGGTATTGCGCGGTACGTGCGTGGGCGTTCAGAAACCAACCTACCTGCCCGGACGTACTGTATACGAATATCCCTATACGCCCGAAACCTTTCCGTGGCTGTATGATAAGGCGCTATGGATTCGCTATCTGGATATGCTGGTTGAGAACCGCTACAACTCGCTGTATTTGTGGAATGGTCACCCGTTTGCGTCGCTGGTGCGGCTGAACGAATACCCGTATGCCGTAGAGGTTGATGATGCGACCTTCAAAAAGAACGAAGACATGTTCCGGTTTCTGACCGAAGAAGCCGATAAACGCGGTATCTGGGTTATTCAGATGTTCTACAATATTATCGTCTCGAAACCCTTCGCCGAACATCACCACATCAAAACGCAGGATCGCAATCGCCCAATTACCCCACTTATTGCCGACTATACGCAGAAATCCATTGCGGCCTTCGTCCAGAAATACCCGAACGCTGGTTTGCTCATTACGCTTGGCGAAGCGATGGAAGGAGTCGGCCAGGATGATGTCGACTGGTTTACCAAAACGATTATACCCGGTGTCAAAGACGGCTTGAAAGCGCTGGGGCAGACCACCGAACCGCCCATTGTGCTACGTGCCCACGATACCGACGCGCCCCGCGTCATGAAAGCGGCTCTGCCCCTGTATAAAAACCTGTACACGATGGCGAAATACAATGGTGAAGCGCTTACCACCTACACCCCACGCGGCAAATGGGCCGACCTGCACCGCACTCTAAGCAACATCGGTACTGTTCACGTTGAGAATGTACATATTCTGGCTAATCTGGAACCCTTCCGATACGGTTCGGCCGATTTTATTCAGAAGTCGGTTCAGGCGATGCACACTGTATACGGTGCCAACGGTCTGCACCTCTATCCCGAAGCCTCGTACTGGGATTGGCCCTATACTGCCGATAAAACCAGCCCTCGCCAACTCCAGCTCGACCGAGACTGGCTATGGTACAAAACCTGGGCGCGTTACGCCTGGAAAGCGAATCGAAATCGGTCGGACGAAATCACCTACTGGGGTAATCAACTGGCGGCCCAATACGGTCTCTCGCCGGAAAAAGGGAAAGATGTATTGGAAGCTTACGAACAGGCGGGTGAGATTGAGCCAAAACTTCTGCGTCGCTATGGCATCACCGACGGTAACCGCCAGACATTGACCCTTGGGATGCTCATGACCCAGTTGATCAATCCGTTCCGTTATGGGCTGTTCACGCTTATGTACGAATCCGAAGCGCCCGAAGGCGAAATGATTATCGATTACGCCGAAAAAGACTGGAAGCACGAAAAGCACATTGGCGAAACGCCCGTTCAAATTGCTGATGAAGTGATTGAGCACGGTAAAAAAGCAGTAGCGGCCATCGACAAAGCGTCTGATGCCGTAACAAAAGGCAAGGTCGAGTTCAACCGGCTGAAAAACGATATGTATTGCCAGAATGCGCTGGCCAATTTCTACGCCCAGAAAGCCCGTGCCGCCATTGCCGTACTACGTTACAAATATTCGAACGACATCCACGATCTGGAAAAGGCCGTACCGTTGCTCGAAAGCAGTGTGAAGCATTTTACCGATCTGACGAATCTCACCAGAGACACGTATCTGTACGCCAATAGCATGCAGACACAACAGCGAAAAATTCCCATGCGTGGTGTCGATGGAACCTACAAAACGTGGGAGGAAATGCTACCGGTTTATCAGAAAGAACTCAGCCGATTCAAACACGTAATTGACTCCCTGAAATCAACCCCCGCTACGGCCGCCAGGAAACCGGTCATACTAAAACCAGCCACCGTCACCATTCAAAGGCCAACGGCTGACCTGTACGCCATCAAAAAAGGCCAACGGGCTTTTGCCGATACGTCTCTCACGATCAGCGACGTAACGCCCGAATTGACGCAGTTGAAGGGGCTGAAACTGGCAAAATCCAAACAGCAGTCGGAGCGCACCAGCCTGACCTTCACGGCGTCGCAACCCGTGAAGTTGCTCGTCGGTTTTTTCAACGAAAAGAACCCGAACTACCTACCCGTTCCTGAACTTGAAACCGACGCCAGCGCCAACGACTACGGCCAGTCGGACATCAAGATCTCGAATGCGATTCTGATTGACGGATTACCGCCCGTCAATGTGCATACCTACTCGTTCAAAGCGGGTCAGCATACACTGAATTTAGGTAAGGGAGCCTGCCTGCTCCTTGGCTTTATGGACGGTGATCAGGAAATACCCGTTTTCGACGCCGGTCTGGCCGGAAATAAAAAGAACATCGACTGGCTGTTTGAGTAA